GCCGTCCCCATGTTGTGGTGAGTTTTTCGTGTGGTTCGACTGCGAGGGGGATACCGGTCTTCGCTCCACCTTCACCTATCAGATGATATGCATTGTCCGAGGCATCTGAGAATATCCGTTTTCCACCCGGTTCATCAAAATGCCACAACGCAACTGTCTGACGGTCTTTTTTGAACTTGCCGCGCGGTGTAAAACCGCGTTTATTTACACCGTAACGAGCAACCTTTGAGATGCGGACCTCATCGATATATCCTGCAAAGGGTCCCCAAAAGTAGTCGCCGCGAAACTGAATTTTCTTTCCAAACCCGCCGAGTGTAAAATCCTTTGGACGCTCGAAACCTGAGATATCGTGTGCGAGTGTTGTTCCTCGTGCCGAGATGTCTACGGAGTCATTAACGATGATTATGGTTTGTATCCCTTTTGCCTGATAAACGATGTGATACCATTGATTCAGGGTAAAAGGTATCGGTGGATAGGGAGTCGTCGCTCGCCCTTTCGCAATAGGAAGATGCGCTTGAATCTTGAAGATTAAATCTC
This is a stretch of genomic DNA from Candidatus Poribacteria bacterium. It encodes these proteins:
- a CDS encoding LamG domain-containing protein; amino-acid sequence: MVYRHILTCFFFLALIPLSAKAFPPASPAGGNYLVLDGVDDYAVLDFKTQGVFFPKDTDEFTVEMWVYPTTPPDTNTFAMILSQQMRICIEEDIHAGDLIFKIQAHLPIAKGRATTPYPPIPFTLNQWYHIVYQAKGIQTIIIVNDSVDISARGTTLAHDISGFERPKDFTLGGFGKKIQFRGDYFWGPFAGYIDEVRISKVARYGVNKRGFTPRGKFKKDRQTVALWHFDEPGGKRIFSDASDNAYHLIGEGGAKTGIPLAVEPHEKLTTTWGRLKQ